In the genome of Leptotrichia sp. HSP-536, the window AATGCTTTTACTTCATCCTTAGTTACATCTGGATGGAATCTAAGTCCACCTTTAAAAGGTCCTACTGCATTGTTGTGTTGTGATCTGTATCCTATAAATGTTTTAACTGTTCCGTCGTCTAGTCTTACTGGGAACGATACTTCAAGCACTCTCATAGGATTTTTTAGGATTTCATAAACAGCTGGATCTGCATTCAATTTATCACAAGCTGATTTTACTTGTTTTTGTGCAATCTCAAATGGATTTAATGTTTCTTTTGCCATCTTTTCTACCTCACTTTTCTCTAGTCTATTCTGATTTTTAAATCTCTCATTAAAAATCTTCTCTACCGTTATATCATACTACAATTTTATATAAAATTGCAAGCATTTTTTTACAGAATATGTGTTATTTTTTACATTAATAAATTTTACAATTGCACTTTTTATCGTAAAAAACAAATATTTGAAAAAATTTTATTTTCTGTTAGTTTTCTTTTGAAAATTTATTCATTCAAATCCATTCGCTTTCACTTATCTGGCAATTAGCATAATAAATAAAATTATTGCTAAACTTTTTTCATAATCAATCACTCTTCTCATTTTTTATATTTTTCAGCCAATACAATGTTTAAAATAAACTATTCCTTTATTTGATTTACAATAGTATATTAATTTTAAAATTAAGTCAAGACCACCCTTCAAAAGGGTGGCTTGCTCTACGGCTATAAGCCGTCGGGTCTCCTACTTCGCCTAAAGACGATACTTGACCTTCGTTCAAGCTACTGTTGTATTTGACTCGTTGCTATCTCTTAAAGAGGTATCCGTACTACTTGCTACCCTTAAAAGGGGCTTCATATTCCTTTACACTTAACTTGTCCATCGCTATATCATGTTTCTCCTGTTCGGATATATATTTTTTTATTGTCGCTTCATTTAAGCCTGCTGTACTTACATAATATCCTTCTGACCAGAAATGTCTGTTCCCAAATTTATATTTTAAGTTTGCATGCTTATCAGACATCATCAATGCACTTTTCCCTTTCAGATATCCCATAAAACTTGATACACTTATTTTTGGTGGTATGCTTACCAGCATATGCACGTGATCTTTCATCAGATGTCCTTCTATTATTTCAACTCCTTTATATTCACATAATCTTCTTAAAATTTCTCCCACACTTTTTCTGTATTGACTATATATAATTTTTCGTCTATACTTAGGTGTAGATACTATATGATACTTACACATCCATTTAGTATGAGACAGGCTATTAGCTTTATTAGCCATATAAACACCTTCCTTTCATTAATAGTAGCTTAAACAACTCTATTATAATGGAAGGTGTATTTTGTTGCAAACTTACGTTTCCGCACCCGCATAGCGGGTGGTTTTATGTTTCGTACGCTTTGCGTACTCAACTGACTAAAGTCAATAATAAAAACTGCTATATCATTAATAAATACAGCAGTTTTTAAAAGAATTAAATTTATTAATCCATTTCAAATTCAATATAAACTGTTTTTGAAATATTTAGTTTTTTTGGAGAAATCACGATGTTTCTTCTTGTTGCATTGTCAATGATTTCCTTATCACTTTTTTTCAATTGCATCATATTAGTTGCGTAATTTGCTTCATTGTAATAATTGTAGTTATAATCATAGTATGGCTGAATTACTCCGTTTGATTTATCTGTTATTGTGACAGGGTTCTTTAAAGTTAAATCTGTTTTTCCAAGAATAACTTGAGCTTTTTTCAAGGCTTCCTTGTAGGCATTTTCATAAAGTTCATTTTCTAGCTGCTGCTTGTTGTCAATATCGTAGTCAATTTGCCCTGTTGTCCCAATTCCAAGAGAACTTGCCAGATTTATTATATTTCCTAGATTTTTCAAATCACGTGTTTCAATTTCCAATTTATGTGATACAACTTGAATATTTTTTTTCTTATTTACTTGCTTTTCAAGGCTTACTTCCTTGTTGTCATATCCTGAAATCTTTACAAGGTTTTGAGAAATTCCAGCTCTTCCCAATTTTTGCTGTATTTCATTAAATTTTGCCATTGCATTCTGATATGCGATTTTATTTGTTGCTTCTTGAGATTCGATGTAAAAAACATATGTTCCATTTTTATTTCTGTTTAAAGAATAAATTTTTTCATTTGCAAGTACACTCATAAAATTTTTTAATGCATCAAGTGAAATGCTGCCTACTTCTACAGAAAGTTTTGTTTTGTATTCCTTTTTCCCTTTATTTTCTATAACTGTATCCCAGTTATATGATTCATACGTTGAATACCCTGTAGACGAAATTTTATTATATTTTGTTCCTGTTTGAGCAAGAAGTTTTTTGTATCGTTCCAATATTTGAGAATTTTCTGCACCAGCTTTATCCAGACTTTCATTTTCAGTTTGAATTACAAGTCCAATTTTTGCAGAATTTGGAGCAATTTCTCTTTTTGCAACGCCTCTGACTTGTATTCTTTTTCCAGTAATTTCGCCATCTGCAAATGACAATACTGAAAAAACTACCATAAGTAATACTATTATTTTTTTCATTTTAAAATCCTTTCTTTCATAGCACATTAAACTATTATTTTAGTTTCCTATGAAATTAAATTTTTTATTTCATTTCATACATAACCGATATATTCTGTGTCAATTTTAACGGTTTTGGAGTATAGTCAACTGCGGCTCTTCCTGCTGCTTTCAACTTTCTCGCGTCCATACTATTAGTAGAATATGCCTCTATTGAAGGTGATGGTGCCGCCATCGTTTCATAAGTCACTTCCCAATCCTGATCAATCCTATCAATCATTTTTTGCTGAAATTCCACATCTTCACTTACAATAATCGGTGTCCCCAGCTTCATCTTGCTTGAACGTAAAATGCTTTCAGCTTTCTGTTTTGACTGGTTATAGGCATCATTGTACATTTCTGACTCAATTTTATCTTTGTTCGACAAATCAAAGTTAATTGAACCATTTATATTTATTTTATTATCATTTGCAATCGAAATTATTGTATTTAATTCTTTTATGTTCTTTGTCGTAATTACAAATTCATCTGTTACAAAATACACATCTTTTGTATTTTTTTTATTTTCCGAATAATTTTCTTTAATTGCATAGTTACTTAAAATAATATCTTGGTCAGGAATTCCAGCTGAAACCAGTTTTCTTCTTGAAGTATTAAGTTTGTCAAATACTTTATTTAAAGCCTTTTCAACTGTTGTATCATTTTCATTTATACTAAATGCAAAAGAATTTTCATCAAAATTTTTCTGAATGCTTTGAAGATTATTTCCATCTTCCAGATCAATTAATGCAGAAACTTTATTAAAATCTGTATTCTTTATGAGCATTGATATCTGTACATTGTATGAAGTCGGTTTTTTATCAGTTTTTTTCACATTTTTATCAGGCACTGTCTTTACATCAAGTATATCCTCATCTTCATAATCATAATCTATCCCTTTTCTGTTATAAAAAGCTTTTGTTTCCAAATTTTCCAATGATATTTTTTTAGCACTCAAATCATTTTTAAACTTTTCCACTTTTTTATTAACTTCATCCGTTGTCTTGCTTAAATTTTCTCCTTTTTCTTCAATTTTAAAATTAATTTTTGCCAAATCTGGCATAACTTCTCGTTCTGAATTACCTGTAACACTTATTTTTCTCACAATATTTTCATTCGCTGAAAATGAAAGTACATTTATCAAAGAAAAAAGTGCAATTGCTATTTTTTTCATTATCCTTCCTCCGTATTCTTATTCATACAATTTCATTTAACAATTTAAGTATAACACACATAAATTAAAAATAAATGAGAAATAAGGCAAATGTATGAAAACTAAATCTCCCAATGCTAATTTTTTATATTTTAAATATCTGTCTTAAAAAGTTCCCGAAATCCAATCCATTGATTCTTTTCTTCCTGTATATCAATTCTTTTCTAGCTAATGTATTTACCTTATTTTTATATGTTCGTCGTGAATAATTATATCTACAAATATAAAATTTTCGGCTATATTTATATTATAGCCATTAATACATATTTTTTTAAGAAAAAAGGCAATTCATCATCTATTTATAAAAACGGATAAATCCTTGCCTAGATAAGTTAAAATTCAATTTTGAAACAATTCAAATATATTCCTAATCAGATTCTGTAATAGCTGTCAAATCTTTCATTGTGAGAAAGTTGCATCTTGTTTCTTAAATGAACCATATCACTTATAATTTTTTCTTCTGTATAAGTTAATTTGTCCCAATCAATTAAATTTTCTGAATCACGGGTTTTATTTATTTCCGTATTTAATTCTGTTATTTTTTCAAGTAAAGCTTTTTTATTCCATCTTGTATTTTCATACCATTCTGTTATTTCTTTTAATTTCTTTTTGAAATATTCTATATCTAAGTTCATTTTTACCGTTGCCAAAAATTTATAAAAACATAATATAAAATTATAAAATCTACAAACTTTTGTTTGCTTTCCCACTCAACGAATCCGATTTTGCTATAAAGCTATTTTCATTTTATATAATTCTTAAGAGACTTAAATTCAGATACAACGAATCCTACATATCAACACAATCTTTTAAGTGATTCTATGCTAATCTATATTTTGAAAAATTTATGCCTGTATTCAAATTTCTGCAAATTTTTGTCTCATAATGTCTATCTGTAAACTCTTTCTTTCAATTTTAAATCTTTCTTTACTCTTCCACAGTAACTACGAATTTTGATAAAGTATAAAATCTATCTAGTAAAACAAATTCTATTGTTTTAGTTTTACATTTGTATTATATCAGACAAATACTTATTTCTAATCATTCCAGAAATATCCGAATCTTCCCTTATAGTCCCAAATTGCTTGGTTTTTACTGCAGTCGCTGTAACTTGATGAAGATGGCTATTTCCAATATTTCTTAGCCTTCTGTGAATTAATTGTATCATTTTTCAAGTTTTTCTATATTTTTAGTTTTTATATATTGGCAACTTCCTCCTTTCATAATTTTATTTTTTTCATATTTATTGCTCACTTTTCTTTGTAGTCCTTTTAATTTTTTTCTGTCTTCCTAACAGATTTAATTTTGTTAATATTTTTAAACTTCGTTCCATCAGAGCAAATAACCAGATTTTTTAACTCTAATTTCTAAGAATTTGAATAATCTTGCCAATTTTTCTGCGAACTCTCCTATTAAATAATATTTTATTTTTTATTAGCTCGATAGTATTACATAATACTTTTATATATTCTTTAAAATCTTATTTTACTTTCCAAAATTTTAAAAAAATCCATTGATTTCGTGAATTTCCACCTCCTTTTCAATATATTTTCTTTCTAAGTAATCTCTTGCAACTTGTGGGAAACATGCATAAGTTAATACATCTTCATCGCATTTTGCCAAGTCTCCGATTTCGGTTTTCATCTTTTCATATTCAGCTCCCAGCAAATCAGCTGGACGTCCGTTAAACACTTCATCATCTCCAATTATAAGCTTTCTAGTTTCGTCAATAATTGGAACTGGCGGTTTTCCATACATTCCTTTTACATAATCTCTTATTTCCTTTGGAATCATCTGGTATTTTCTACCTGTCAAAATATTTAAGACTGCCTGAGCTCCAACCATTTGACTCATTGGAGTAACTAATGGAGGGTATCCTAAGTCTTTACGTACATGTGGAATTTCACGTAAAACATCTTCATATTTATCCTCCGCCTCCTGCACTTTCAATTGAGACAGCAAGTTTGAAAGCATTCCTCCTGGTAACTGGTACTCTATAATATTTGGTTCGATTAATAGGGCTTTTGGATTTAACGTCCCATTATCAATGTATTTCTTTCTTACA includes:
- a CDS encoding SIMPL domain-containing protein produces the protein MKKIIVLLMVVFSVLSFADGEITGKRIQVRGVAKREIAPNSAKIGLVIQTENESLDKAGAENSQILERYKKLLAQTGTKYNKISSTGYSTYESYNWDTVIENKGKKEYKTKLSVEVGSISLDALKNFMSVLANEKIYSLNRNKNGTYVFYIESQEATNKIAYQNAMAKFNEIQQKLGRAGISQNLVKISGYDNKEVSLEKQVNKKKNIQVVSHKLEIETRDLKNLGNIINLASSLGIGTTGQIDYDIDNKQQLENELYENAYKEALKKAQVILGKTDLTLKNPVTITDKSNGVIQPYYDYNYNYYNEANYATNMMQLKKSDKEIIDNATRRNIVISPKKLNISKTVYIEFEMD
- a CDS encoding SIMPL domain-containing protein (The SIMPL domain is named for its presence in mouse protein SIMPL (signalling molecule that associates with mouse pelle-like kinase). Bacterial member BP26, from Brucella, was shown to assemble into a channel-like structure, while YggE from E. coli has been associated with resistance to oxidative stress.), whose translation is MKKIAIALFSLINVLSFSANENIVRKISVTGNSEREVMPDLAKINFKIEEKGENLSKTTDEVNKKVEKFKNDLSAKKISLENLETKAFYNRKGIDYDYEDEDILDVKTVPDKNVKKTDKKPTSYNVQISMLIKNTDFNKVSALIDLEDGNNLQSIQKNFDENSFAFSINENDTTVEKALNKVFDKLNTSRRKLVSAGIPDQDIILSNYAIKENYSENKKNTKDVYFVTDEFVITTKNIKELNTIISIANDNKININGSINFDLSNKDKIESEMYNDAYNQSKQKAESILRSSKMKLGTPIIVSEDVEFQQKMIDRIDQDWEVTYETMAAPSPSIEAYSTNSMDARKLKAAGRAAVDYTPKPLKLTQNISVMYEMK
- the tnpA gene encoding IS200/IS605 family transposase — encoded protein: MANKANSLSHTKWMCKYHIVSTPKYRRKIIYSQYRKSVGEILRRLCEYKGVEIIEGHLMKDHVHMLVSIPPKISVSSFMGYLKGKSALMMSDKHANLKYKFGNRHFWSEGYYVSTAGLNEATIKKYISEQEKHDIAMDKLSVKEYEAPFKGSK